From a region of the Pan paniscus chromosome 19, NHGRI_mPanPan1-v2.0_pri, whole genome shotgun sequence genome:
- the HCRT gene encoding hypocretin neuropeptide precursor codes for MNLPSTKVSWAAVTLLLLLLLLPPALLSSGAAAQPLPDCCRQKTCSCRLYELLHGAGNHAAGILTLGKRRSGPPGLQGRLQRLLQASGNHAAGILTMGRRAGAEPAPRPCLGRRCSAPAAASVAPGGQSGI; via the exons ATGAACCTTCCTTCCACAAAG GTCTCCTGGGCCGCCGTGacgctactgctgctgctgctgctgctgccgcccgCGCTGTTGTCGTCCGGGGCGGCTGCACAGCCCCTGCCCGACTGCTGTCGTCAAAAGACTTGCTCTTGCCGCCTCTACGAGCTGCTGCACGGCGCGGGCAATCACGCGGCCGGCATCCTCACGCTGGGCAAGCGGAGGTCCGGGCCCCCGGGCCTCCAGGGTCGGCTGCAGCGCCTCCTGCAGGCCAGCGGCAACCACGCCGCGGGCATCCTGACCATGGGCCGCCGCGCAGGCGCAGAGCCAGCGCCGCGCCCCTGCCTCGGGCGCCGCTGTTCCGCCCCGGCCGCCGCCTCCGTCGCGCCCGGGGGACAGTCCGGGATCTGA